In Streptomyces sp. SN-593, a single genomic region encodes these proteins:
- a CDS encoding glycosyl hydrolase: MTADPRAVDCLPAEIAAVLADPPRAFSPTALWWWSGERLDRDRLRAQLRRFAEGGVFNLVILNLAPSGPLFGSDADDPAFMTDAWWALLDGVCEDAETLGVLLWFYDQLGFSGADLQARLVDERPVYGGRALERVRADVDGDGVLRCPAHGRPVAGHAVPLDAAGHAAGPPVPVPVAGRAVRPPGPGRWRLTLHHHVARGFDYLGAEACAALLDRVHGAFERRLGDRLGRVVAGSFQDELPSLPTWSERFAEQFLRRRGYDLRPHLPALHDDAAPGPDVSRVRRDYQLTRAELAEEAFFRPLAGWHDRHGLLVGCDQQDPARAGHPVGGVALYADYARTHRWFSAPGSDHHGDARVHSSLAHLYGRRRTWIEAFHSTGWGGTLEETYDWLLPWLRAGATLYNPHAVYSTTKGGWWEWAPPGTDWRQPYWRHHRVFADAVTRLCAVLSLGRHLCDVAVLAPTTTAQAGTALDGVSADAARAQAVYLELVGDMAWFRTRPGVLDRLGRDADVIDDASLARARVRGAGPDGPRLCVAEERYATVLLPACTVLEADTARRLAEFASAGGRVVAVGAVPEEVVGAGAVEALGALRACFLDGRAAFVPGADRLARAPAGPGPVVQAAVPVLARRVAGATVVFLTAAAPRATRAAVGAPDARGAALGWLDARYDFDPGRYARTARVRVRAGDLPGAALLLDPFGGPPRALPVAEVPGDPDHREVEVPFDAGPAALLVLPAAPARPAPPLPVPPARPGARHGTPAIPAAATTDPTDGGNTPPDPTPDHPHPTPAQAHRPAPGPAPAPAPAPAPAPAPGRPNVSAPSPTTTTLSTPTDRETTPPDPTPDHPHPTPAQAHRPAPARPVAPAAATGRATRRAGTCPDDAAAPTGERHESASGPGPGAGAGARDLVVVAIADDAEWDMVLVPTADNTWGDFDRPANGPGEGPALTALHAFRHRAEGPGEDGLRDGWAEPGSAAVPEEATVHATFGPHALLRGADGEPAAVLEWSSSRGIRKDPVHRAVLGPKGHVPEEFVHVGPTPAGTTRRVALDLLLAAEFDGYLAVGAAAAKAARLDGRPVALADGGHLAFGRLRSAPGRRSLELDLTPDQDVDLRAHLALVHDAEPYRRPEWIAASALPATAEAATAKPATAEAHTSVPAPAERGTAEPATAKAGTANAATPDAGAVKGDTAQAAGAETDTAGPATAEAGGNPVRVGTVLALDRPPARAVVQVASRGRCVLRVNGRTVGRQGGFDPYVEHAVPRVRRHDVAAALRAGSNQIVVEGEGGDELAVLVDAVCHDAASAVVAAAHSDATWWAERDGVRVPSVVRRAPEGDPAALHLWRRPHPLPGAAWLDPEADDGTVLPVGFAVPGPRPRVEWLWCELPPGATRLTLEVHGGATVFVDGEECGGTPGTTGRHTLAVPLPGGAVPPGVRRAALRLTPDPGHEGGAALAGPPRCEVGPGRILVGDWEARGLAGYSGGVRYRRVVRLPAAAASGRVRLDLGRVRGTAEVSVDGAPAGVRICSPYVFDLTGAAGPGEHTVDVTVFGTLAPWLDSTSPTHFVFPGQRVSGLLGPVRLLVDPRPPADGGGPGG, encoded by the coding sequence GTGATCCTCAACCTGGCGCCCTCGGGGCCGCTGTTCGGGTCCGACGCCGACGACCCGGCGTTCATGACGGACGCCTGGTGGGCGCTGCTGGACGGCGTGTGCGAGGACGCCGAGACACTGGGCGTCCTCCTGTGGTTCTACGACCAGTTGGGCTTCTCCGGGGCCGACCTCCAGGCCCGCCTGGTCGACGAGCGGCCGGTCTACGGCGGGCGCGCGCTGGAGCGGGTCCGCGCCGACGTCGACGGGGACGGCGTGCTGCGCTGCCCCGCGCACGGACGGCCGGTCGCCGGCCACGCCGTACCGCTGGACGCCGCCGGGCACGCGGCCGGTCCGCCGGTGCCGGTCCCCGTCGCCGGCCGCGCGGTGCGGCCGCCGGGCCCCGGGCGCTGGCGGCTGACGCTCCACCACCATGTGGCGCGCGGCTTCGACTACCTCGGCGCCGAGGCGTGCGCCGCGCTGCTGGACCGCGTGCACGGCGCGTTCGAGCGGCGGCTGGGCGACCGGCTCGGCCGTGTGGTCGCCGGCTCGTTCCAGGACGAACTGCCGTCGCTGCCCACCTGGTCGGAGCGGTTCGCCGAGCAGTTCCTGCGGCGGCGCGGCTACGACCTCCGGCCGCACCTGCCCGCGCTCCACGACGACGCCGCCCCGGGCCCCGACGTCTCCCGGGTGCGGCGCGACTACCAGCTCACCCGGGCGGAGTTGGCCGAGGAGGCGTTCTTCCGGCCGCTGGCCGGGTGGCACGACCGGCACGGGCTGCTGGTCGGCTGCGACCAGCAGGACCCGGCCCGCGCGGGCCACCCGGTCGGCGGTGTCGCGCTGTACGCCGACTACGCCCGCACCCACCGCTGGTTCTCGGCGCCGGGCAGCGACCACCACGGCGACGCCCGCGTCCACTCCTCGCTGGCCCACCTGTACGGCCGCCGGCGCACCTGGATCGAGGCGTTCCACTCCACCGGCTGGGGCGGCACGCTGGAGGAGACCTACGACTGGCTGCTGCCCTGGCTGCGCGCCGGCGCGACCCTGTACAACCCGCACGCGGTGTACAGCACCACGAAGGGCGGGTGGTGGGAGTGGGCACCGCCGGGCACCGACTGGCGCCAGCCGTACTGGCGCCACCACCGGGTCTTCGCCGACGCGGTGACCCGGCTGTGCGCGGTGCTGAGCCTGGGCCGCCACCTGTGCGACGTCGCGGTCCTGGCGCCGACCACGACCGCGCAGGCGGGCACCGCGCTGGACGGCGTCTCGGCGGACGCGGCGCGCGCGCAGGCGGTGTACCTCGAACTCGTGGGCGACATGGCCTGGTTCCGCACCCGGCCGGGGGTCCTGGACCGGCTCGGCCGGGACGCCGACGTGATCGACGACGCCTCCCTCGCGCGGGCACGGGTGCGCGGCGCCGGACCGGACGGGCCGCGGCTGTGCGTCGCGGAGGAACGGTACGCGACGGTGCTGCTGCCCGCGTGCACCGTCCTGGAGGCGGACACCGCGCGGCGACTGGCGGAGTTCGCGTCCGCCGGCGGCCGGGTCGTGGCGGTCGGCGCGGTGCCCGAGGAGGTCGTCGGGGCGGGTGCCGTCGAGGCGCTCGGCGCGCTGCGGGCGTGTTTCTTGGACGGGCGGGCCGCCTTCGTGCCCGGCGCGGACCGGTTGGCGCGGGCGCCGGCCGGACCGGGGCCGGTCGTGCAGGCGGCGGTGCCCGTGCTGGCCCGGCGGGTGGCCGGCGCGACCGTCGTGTTCCTGACGGCGGCGGCCCCCCGGGCGACCCGTGCGGCCGTCGGCGCGCCGGACGCGCGGGGTGCCGCGCTGGGCTGGCTCGACGCGCGCTACGACTTCGACCCGGGTCGCTACGCCCGCACCGCGCGGGTGCGGGTGCGCGCCGGCGACCTGCCCGGCGCCGCGCTGCTGCTCGACCCGTTCGGCGGCCCGCCGCGCGCCCTGCCGGTCGCGGAGGTCCCGGGCGACCCGGACCACCGCGAGGTCGAGGTGCCCTTCGACGCCGGCCCCGCCGCCCTGCTGGTCCTCCCGGCGGCCCCCGCACGCCCCGCACCTCCCCTGCCGGTGCCGCCGGCACGGCCCGGCGCCCGGCACGGCACCCCGGCGATCCCCGCAGCGGCCACCACCGACCCCACCGACGGCGGGAACACACCGCCCGACCCCACACCCGACCACCCACACCCCACCCCCGCACAAGCCCACCGACCCGCACCCGGCCCTGCACCCGCACCCGCACCCGCACCCGCACCCGCACCCGCACCCGGACGACCCAACGTCTCCGCCCCGAGCCCGACCACCACCACGCTCAGCACGCCCACCGACCGCGAGACCACACCACCCGACCCCACACCCGACCACCCACACCCCACCCCCGCACAGGCCCACCGACCCGCTCCCGCTCGCCCCGTGGCCCCGGCCGCCGCCACGGGGCGCGCGACGCGCCGTGCGGGGACCTGCCCGGATGACGCGGCCGCGCCGACGGGCGAGCGGCACGAGTCCGCCTCCGGACCGGGGCCCGGGGCCGGGGCCGGGGCCCGAGACCTGGTGGTGGTCGCCATCGCCGACGACGCGGAGTGGGACATGGTCCTCGTGCCGACGGCCGACAACACGTGGGGCGACTTCGACCGCCCGGCGAACGGGCCGGGCGAGGGCCCCGCGCTCACCGCACTGCACGCGTTCCGGCACCGGGCGGAGGGGCCGGGCGAGGACGGGCTGCGGGACGGGTGGGCCGAGCCGGGCAGCGCCGCGGTGCCGGAAGAGGCCACCGTGCACGCCACCTTCGGACCGCACGCGCTGCTGCGCGGCGCGGACGGGGAGCCCGCCGCCGTCCTGGAGTGGTCCTCCTCCCGGGGCATCCGCAAGGACCCGGTGCACCGGGCGGTGCTCGGGCCCAAGGGCCACGTGCCCGAGGAGTTCGTCCACGTCGGGCCGACCCCCGCGGGCACGACCCGGCGGGTGGCCCTCGACCTGCTGCTGGCCGCGGAGTTCGACGGGTACCTCGCGGTCGGCGCCGCCGCCGCGAAGGCGGCGCGGCTGGACGGGCGCCCGGTCGCGTTGGCGGACGGCGGCCACCTCGCCTTCGGCCGGCTCCGGTCGGCGCCCGGCCGCCGGTCGCTGGAGCTGGACCTGACGCCGGATCAGGACGTCGACCTGCGCGCGCACCTGGCGCTGGTGCACGACGCGGAGCCCTACCGCCGCCCCGAGTGGATCGCCGCGTCCGCCCTGCCGGCCACGGCCGAGGCCGCCACGGCGAAGCCCGCCACGGCAGAAGCGCACACCTCGGTGCCGGCGCCGGCGGAGAGAGGCACCGCGGAACCAGCCACGGCAAAGGCGGGTACCGCAAACGCGGCCACTCCGGACGCGGGCGCGGTGAAGGGGGACACCGCGCAAGCCGCCGGCGCCGAGACGGACACGGCAGGACCGGCCACCGCGGAGGCGGGCGGCAACCCGGTACGCGTGGGGACGGTACTGGCGCTGGACCGGCCGCCCGCGCGCGCCGTGGTGCAGGTCGCGTCGCGCGGCCGGTGCGTGCTGCGGGTCAACGGCCGGACGGTGGGCCGGCAGGGCGGGTTCGACCCGTACGTCGAGCACGCGGTGCCCCGGGTGCGGCGGCATGACGTGGCGGCGGCGCTGCGGGCGGGTTCCAACCAGATCGTGGTGGAGGGCGAGGGCGGCGACGAGCTGGCCGTGCTGGTGGACGCGGTCTGCCACGACGCCGCCTCGGCGGTGGTCGCGGCCGCGCACAGCGACGCCACGTGGTGGGCGGAGCGCGACGGCGTACGGGTGCCGTCGGTGGTGCGCCGCGCGCCGGAGGGCGACCCGGCGGCCCTGCACCTGTGGCGGCGCCCGCATCCGCTGCCGGGCGCGGCCTGGCTGGATCCGGAGGCGGACGACGGCACCGTGCTGCCGGTGGGGTTCGCGGTGCCGGGCCCCCGGCCGCGGGTCGAGTGGCTGTGGTGCGAACTCCCGCCCGGCGCGACGCGGTTGACGCTGGAGGTGCACGGCGGCGCCACGGTGTTCGTGGACGGCGAGGAGTGCGGCGGCACTCCGGGCACCACCGGACGCCACACCCTGGCCGTCCCCCTGCCGGGCGGTGCGGTGCCGCCCGGCGTGCGCCGGGCCGCGCTGCGGCTGACGCCGGACCCGGGCCACGAGGGCGGCGCCGCCCTGGCCGGCCCGCCGCGCTGCGAGGTCGGCCCGGGCCGGATCCTGGTCGGCGACTGGGAGGCCCGCGGTCTGGCCGGCTACAGCGGCGGGGTCCGCTACCGCCGGGTCGTACGCCTGCCGGCCGCCGCCGCGTCCGGCCGGGTCCGCCTCGACCTCGGCCGGGTGCGGGGCACGGCGGAGGTGTCGGTCGACGGCGCCCCCGCCGGGGTGCGGATCTGCTCCCCGTACGTCTTCGACCTGACCGGGGCGGCGGGCCCCGGCGAGCACACCGTGGACGTCACGGTGTTCGGCACCCTCGCCCCCTGGCTGGACTCGACGAGCCCGACCCACTTCGTCTTCCCCGGCCAGCGCGTCTCGGGACTGCTGGGCCCGGTCCGGCTGCTCGTCGACCCGCGGCCGCCCGCCGACGGCGGCGGCCCCGGCGGCTGA
- a CDS encoding FGGY family carbohydrate kinase, which yields MFVGLDMGTSVAKAAAFADDGTTLRVESVPIALGGRGEAVEQDVEEVVRAATRVIGAVTEGQPPALVAVTGQGDGLWLVDAEGRAVRPAMSWMDGRAGGLVAGWMADGTADRLYRRTGNVLFPGSPGPLLAWLDRREPHALDAAATAACCKDVLHLRLTGERGTDLSDASVPFLDPRTRTYAPDALAALGVEHRAGLLAPIAATLPYGQARGHTAGLPDGTPVTCGPYDLPACATGAGVTEPGDGLLIVGTTLACQVVVEHVDLDGDPVGFHLATARADRHLRALPAMTGTVALDWVLGLTGTTHDQLSDLLDASPRGARGVAALPYLSPSGERAPFVDPTARGEFTGLDLRATREDLVRAMCEAIAFAARHCLEAAGLAGQLAVCGGGARTSGWLRLFADVLGRPLRVARGPEPGARGAVLAGVAAHGAAIGREVDVARWTAPEAVVDPDPAGVAYYEQAYADYLFRVAHARDRWRGPVSGRP from the coding sequence GTGTTCGTCGGACTGGACATGGGAACATCCGTCGCCAAGGCGGCGGCCTTCGCCGATGACGGCACGACCCTGCGCGTCGAATCGGTCCCCATCGCGCTCGGCGGCCGCGGCGAGGCGGTCGAGCAGGACGTCGAGGAAGTGGTGCGCGCCGCCACCCGCGTGATCGGCGCCGTCACCGAGGGGCAGCCGCCCGCGCTCGTGGCCGTGACCGGGCAGGGCGACGGCCTGTGGCTGGTGGACGCCGAGGGCCGGGCCGTACGCCCCGCGATGTCCTGGATGGACGGGCGGGCCGGCGGCCTGGTGGCCGGCTGGATGGCCGACGGCACCGCCGACCGGCTCTACCGCCGCACCGGCAACGTGCTCTTCCCCGGCTCGCCCGGGCCGCTGCTCGCCTGGCTGGACCGCCGCGAACCGCACGCCCTCGACGCCGCCGCCACTGCGGCCTGCTGCAAGGACGTCCTCCACCTGCGGCTGACCGGCGAGCGCGGGACCGACCTGTCCGACGCGTCGGTGCCCTTCCTCGACCCGCGCACCCGCACCTACGCCCCCGACGCGCTCGCCGCCCTCGGCGTCGAGCACCGCGCCGGGCTGCTGGCGCCGATCGCCGCGACCCTGCCGTACGGGCAGGCACGCGGGCACACCGCGGGCCTGCCGGACGGCACCCCCGTCACCTGCGGCCCCTACGACCTGCCAGCCTGTGCGACGGGCGCCGGGGTGACCGAGCCGGGCGACGGGCTGCTCATCGTGGGGACCACCCTGGCCTGCCAGGTCGTCGTGGAGCACGTCGACCTCGACGGCGACCCGGTCGGCTTCCACCTCGCCACCGCCCGGGCGGACCGGCACCTGCGGGCGCTGCCGGCGATGACCGGCACCGTGGCGCTCGACTGGGTGCTCGGGCTGACCGGCACGACCCACGACCAGCTCTCCGACCTGCTCGACGCGTCCCCGCGCGGTGCCCGGGGCGTCGCCGCGCTGCCCTACCTGTCGCCGTCGGGTGAGCGCGCGCCCTTCGTCGACCCCACCGCCCGCGGCGAGTTCACCGGGCTGGACCTGCGGGCCACCCGCGAGGACCTGGTCCGCGCGATGTGCGAGGCCATCGCCTTCGCCGCCCGGCACTGCCTCGAAGCGGCCGGCCTCGCCGGGCAGTTGGCCGTCTGCGGCGGCGGCGCCCGTACCTCCGGGTGGCTGCGGCTCTTCGCCGACGTGCTGGGGCGCCCGCTACGGGTCGCGCGCGGCCCCGAACCCGGCGCGCGCGGCGCGGTGCTGGCCGGGGTGGCGGCCCACGGCGCCGCGATCGGCCGGGAGGTGGACGTGGCGCGGTGGACCGCCCCCGAGGCCGTGGTCGATCCGGACCCGGCGGGCGTCGCCTACTACGAACAGGCCTACGCCGACTACCTGTTCCGGGTCGCGCACGCCCGCGACCGCTGGCGGGGACCGGTGTCCGGCCGCCCCTGA
- a CDS encoding 2-hydroxyacid dehydrogenase, whose product MRILAAGDHFVAPDLFARELAAEIGAQHHVERLRLPWPLTPFGPVAEVDEASGDEDTMLAALDGAQVCVTQMGPVTRRILDGAPDLRLVVIGRGGPVNVNLDAAKERGVQVCNAPGRNAAATAEYTVGMMLAAMRRIPETSAALAAGRWAGEYYTYDNCGPGLDGANVGLVGCGAVGSRVARALTALGARVRVYDPYADERVLRASGEPVADLDALLRGSDVVSLHARLTPETRGLLGARELALLPDGAVVVNCARGALLDEDALCEALESGRLAAAGLDVFAVEPPPPHSRLRSAPRLVMTPHLAGANTSVAHNAARIAAAEVGRFLRGEPLAHRVA is encoded by the coding sequence ATGAGAATCCTCGCAGCGGGCGACCACTTCGTCGCGCCCGACCTGTTCGCCCGGGAACTGGCGGCCGAGATCGGCGCCCAGCACCACGTCGAGCGGCTGCGGCTGCCGTGGCCGCTGACCCCGTTCGGCCCGGTCGCCGAGGTCGACGAGGCGTCGGGCGACGAGGACACGATGCTCGCCGCGCTGGACGGGGCCCAGGTCTGCGTCACCCAGATGGGGCCGGTGACCCGCAGGATCCTCGACGGCGCCCCCGACCTGCGGCTGGTGGTCATCGGCCGCGGCGGCCCGGTCAACGTCAACCTGGACGCTGCGAAGGAGCGGGGCGTCCAGGTCTGCAACGCCCCCGGGCGGAACGCCGCCGCCACCGCCGAGTACACCGTCGGGATGATGCTGGCGGCGATGCGCCGCATCCCCGAGACGTCCGCCGCGCTGGCCGCCGGGCGCTGGGCCGGCGAGTACTACACCTACGACAACTGCGGCCCCGGCCTCGACGGCGCGAACGTCGGGCTCGTCGGCTGCGGCGCGGTCGGCAGCCGGGTGGCGCGCGCCCTGACCGCCCTCGGCGCCCGCGTGCGGGTGTACGACCCGTACGCCGACGAGCGGGTGCTGCGCGCGTCCGGCGAGCCCGTCGCCGACCTCGACGCCCTCCTGCGCGGCTCCGACGTGGTGTCGCTGCACGCGCGGCTGACGCCGGAGACCAGGGGACTGCTCGGTGCCCGGGAGCTGGCGCTGCTGCCGGACGGCGCGGTCGTCGTCAACTGCGCGCGCGGCGCGCTGCTGGACGAGGACGCGCTCTGCGAGGCCCTGGAGTCCGGGCGGCTGGCGGCCGCCGGGCTCGACGTGTTCGCGGTGGAGCCCCCGCCGCCGCACTCGCGGCTGCGGTCCGCGCCCCGGCTGGTCATGACGCCGCACCTGGCGGGCGCCAACACCTCCGTCGCGCACAACGCGGCGCGGATCGCGGCGGCGGAGGTGGGGCGCTTCCTGCGCGGCGAGCCGCTCGCCCACCGCGTCGCCTAG
- a CDS encoding DeoR/GlpR family DNA-binding transcription regulator, producing the protein MSQDKNRRGPSQRRRELSDHVLAEGSVSASDLAERFGVSLMTIYRDIDELEREGILRKFRGGVTVQPSGVFESNVAFRKKTMRAEKEAVAAKAAALVEPGMSVMVDDSTTALELARLLPGVEPLTVVTNFLEVLNLLSDERGLHLMALGGDYDRLHDSFLGVPCVEAVEALRVDLCFVSTSSVYGNHAYHQEQRIVAVKRAMLKAADRSVLMIDHSKLGRTALHRLAPLSTFDLVVIDDRTPPDVLRSLDESGVPYEIAPTGA; encoded by the coding sequence ATGTCACAGGACAAGAACCGCCGGGGGCCCTCCCAGCGCCGACGCGAGCTGTCGGACCACGTGCTGGCCGAGGGCTCGGTCTCCGCGTCCGACCTGGCCGAGCGGTTCGGGGTGAGTCTGATGACCATCTACCGCGACATCGACGAACTGGAGCGGGAGGGCATCCTGCGCAAGTTCCGCGGCGGGGTCACCGTCCAGCCGTCCGGCGTGTTCGAGAGCAACGTGGCGTTCCGCAAGAAGACCATGCGGGCCGAGAAGGAGGCCGTCGCGGCGAAGGCGGCCGCACTCGTCGAACCCGGCATGTCCGTGATGGTCGACGACTCCACCACCGCCCTGGAACTGGCCCGGCTGCTGCCCGGCGTGGAACCGCTGACCGTGGTCACCAACTTCCTCGAAGTGCTCAACCTGCTCTCCGACGAGCGCGGGCTGCACCTGATGGCCCTGGGCGGCGACTACGACCGGCTGCACGACTCCTTCCTCGGCGTGCCCTGCGTGGAGGCGGTCGAGGCGCTGCGGGTGGACCTCTGCTTCGTGTCCACCTCGTCGGTGTACGGCAACCACGCCTACCACCAGGAGCAGCGCATCGTCGCGGTCAAGCGGGCGATGCTGAAGGCGGCCGACCGCAGCGTCCTGATGATCGACCACTCCAAGCTGGGGCGCACCGCCCTGCACCGGCTGGCCCCGCTGAGCACCTTCGACCTCGTCGTCATCGACGACCGCACCCCGCCCGACGTCCTGCGCTCCCTCGACGAGAGCGGCGTCCCCTACGAGATCGCTCCGACCGGAGCATGA
- a CDS encoding FGGY-family carbohydrate kinase, protein MTDTSAQDLWVGIDLGTQGVRALAVTGDGRLLGRGSAPLAGHRDGDRHEQFPSDWWEGACAALREALRAVRPARVRGVAVCATSGTVLLTDAGGTPLTPALMYDDGRAAAEARTAQEAGADVWDALGYRIQPSWALAKLLWLVRRADGGAGALRGARVCHQADFVTTRLVGRPVPTDSSHALKTGYDLRGGGWPHAVHDELGLAALDFPAVVAPGSVLGTVCARAAAVTGLAEGTPVVAGMTDGCAAQLGSGAWDIGQWNSVLGTTLVLKGVTARPLTDPAGVLYNHRAADGNWLPGGASSVGAGALARAFPGADLARLDRAAAAHEPSGVLSYPLVSRGERFPFLAPDAEPFTLGTPAGDGDLHASLLQGVAHVERLCLAYVRQLGARIEGPVAFTGGATGSAYWNQLRADVLGRQAVVPEHADPALGMAVLAAHGVGPADGAGPAAWSDLRPMVRVRTTLDPRPEVSRRFDEPFVALVDAWERRGWLPAPTAAYAREHG, encoded by the coding sequence GTGACGGACACCTCCGCGCAGGACCTGTGGGTGGGGATCGACCTCGGGACGCAGGGCGTGCGCGCCCTCGCCGTGACGGGCGACGGCCGGCTGCTCGGCCGCGGCTCCGCTCCGCTGGCCGGCCACCGCGACGGCGACCGGCACGAGCAGTTCCCGTCCGACTGGTGGGAGGGCGCCTGCGCCGCGCTGCGCGAGGCGCTGCGCGCCGTGCGGCCCGCCCGGGTGCGGGGTGTGGCGGTCTGCGCCACCTCCGGGACGGTGCTGCTCACCGACGCCGGCGGCACCCCGCTGACCCCCGCGCTGATGTACGACGACGGCCGGGCGGCCGCCGAGGCGCGCACCGCGCAGGAGGCCGGCGCCGACGTGTGGGACGCGCTCGGCTACCGCATCCAGCCGAGCTGGGCGCTGGCGAAGCTGCTCTGGCTGGTCCGCCGGGCGGACGGCGGGGCGGGGGCGCTGCGCGGCGCCCGGGTCTGCCACCAGGCGGACTTCGTGACCACCCGGCTGGTCGGGCGGCCGGTGCCCACCGACTCCAGCCACGCCCTCAAGACCGGGTACGACCTGCGCGGCGGCGGCTGGCCGCACGCGGTCCACGACGAACTCGGGCTGGCCGCACTGGACTTCCCGGCGGTGGTGGCACCCGGCAGCGTGCTCGGCACCGTGTGCGCGCGGGCGGCGGCCGTCACCGGGCTGGCCGAGGGCACCCCGGTCGTCGCCGGCATGACCGACGGGTGCGCGGCCCAACTCGGCTCCGGGGCCTGGGACATCGGGCAGTGGAACAGCGTGCTCGGCACCACCCTGGTGCTCAAGGGCGTCACCGCACGGCCGCTCACCGACCCGGCCGGGGTGCTGTACAACCACCGCGCGGCGGACGGCAACTGGCTGCCGGGGGGCGCCTCCAGCGTCGGCGCGGGCGCGCTGGCCAGGGCCTTCCCCGGGGCGGACCTGGCCCGGCTGGACCGCGCCGCCGCGGCCCACGAACCGTCGGGCGTGCTGTCCTATCCGCTGGTCTCGCGCGGCGAGCGCTTCCCCTTCCTCGCACCCGACGCCGAGCCCTTCACCCTGGGCACCCCGGCCGGCGACGGCGACCTGCACGCCTCGCTCCTCCAGGGCGTCGCCCACGTGGAGCGGCTGTGCCTGGCGTACGTCCGGCAGCTCGGCGCGCGGATCGAGGGTCCGGTGGCCTTCACCGGGGGCGCGACCGGCAGCGCGTACTGGAACCAGTTGCGCGCCGACGTGCTGGGCCGTCAGGCGGTGGTCCCCGAACACGCCGACCCGGCGCTGGGGATGGCGGTGCTCGCCGCGCACGGCGTCGGTCCGGCCGACGGCGCGGGGCCCGCGGCGTGGTCGGACCTGCGGCCGATGGTGCGGGTCCGTACGACACTCGACCCGCGGCCCGAGGTGAGCCGGCGCTTCGACGAGCCCTTCGTGGCGCTCGTGGACGCCTGGGAGCGGCGCGGCTGGCTCCCCGCACCGACGGCCGCCTACGCACGGGAGCACGGATGA
- a CDS encoding histidine phosphatase family protein gives MTDTPSSGAATLFLARHGETVWHEENRYTGVSDIALTPRGLDQAEALGAWAAGAGLDAVVTSPLSRARRTAEPAARATGIAPDVEPGLKEVDFGIAEGRTLDELRASHPEAAAAFLANPAAHPFPAGEDPFTAAARGAAALHRVAAARPGRRVLVVAHNTLFRLVLCHLLGIPESRYRQVFPALRNCATTEVRLSRAGAALLSLNVPT, from the coding sequence ATGACCGACACCCCTTCCTCCGGGGCCGCGACCCTCTTCCTCGCCCGGCACGGCGAGACCGTCTGGCACGAGGAGAACCGCTACACCGGGGTCAGCGACATCGCGCTCACCCCGCGGGGGCTCGACCAGGCCGAGGCGCTGGGCGCCTGGGCGGCCGGGGCCGGTCTCGACGCCGTCGTCACCTCCCCGCTGTCGCGCGCCCGCCGCACGGCGGAGCCCGCGGCGCGCGCCACCGGGATCGCGCCCGACGTCGAACCGGGCCTGAAGGAGGTGGACTTCGGGATCGCCGAGGGGCGCACCCTGGACGAGCTGCGCGCCTCCCACCCCGAGGCCGCCGCCGCCTTCCTCGCCAACCCCGCCGCCCATCCCTTCCCCGCCGGGGAGGACCCCTTCACGGCCGCGGCGCGCGGGGCGGCCGCGCTGCACCGGGTGGCCGCCGCCCGTCCCGGCCGGCGCGTGCTCGTGGTCGCCCACAACACGCTCTTCCGGCTGGTCCTCTGCCACCTGCTCGGCATCCCCGAGAGCCGCTACCGCCAGGTCTTCCCGGCGCTGCGCAACTGCGCGACCACCGAGGTACGGCTGTCGCGCGCGGGGGCCGCCCTGCTCAGCCTCAACGTCCCCACCTGA